One Deltaproteobacteria bacterium DNA window includes the following coding sequences:
- a CDS encoding site-specific integrase — protein sequence MLPLRMTSLVLRAGSSRRPPYAPRSSSERVIQHSQRDLGRDAPQVAFDRRAELPGEILGVCDADLARSSWYKMVYDFRRTFVSDLLAAGVDLVTVQELAGHAHVTTTARYDRRGKARKQRAAERLRVPYAQPLRDRVPVLRAHPHGTSPLDTAWPIERHFIRLTKVTASETSSRGPRRCTARVSFWRLARRSGEIRH from the coding sequence GCCTTACGCGCCGAGGAGTTCATCGGAGCGGGTCATCCAGCACTCCCAGCGCGACCTTGGCCGCGATGCGCCGCAAGTGGCGTTCGATCGACGAGCAGAGCTACCTGGAGAGATCCTCGGCGTCTGCGACGCAGATCTCGCGCGGTCATCCTGGTATAAGATGGTGTACGATTTCCGGCGGACCTTCGTCAGCGACCTCTTGGCGGCCGGGGTGGACCTCGTGACGGTGCAGGAGCTCGCGGGCCATGCCCACGTGACAACCACCGCCCGCTACGATCGGCGCGGGAAGGCACGCAAGCAGCGGGCGGCCGAGCGGCTCCGTGTGCCGTACGCCCAGCCGCTTCGCGATCGCGTGCCAGTCCTGCGGGCGCATCCTCATGGGACATCCCCCCTTGACACCGCTTGGCCGATTGAGCGACACTTTATTCGATTGACGAAGGTTACGGCCTCCGAGACAAGCTCGAGGGGTCCGCGCCGCTGCACCGCCAGGGTCTCGTTCTGGCGACTGGCGCGTCGCAGCGGTGAGATCCGCCACTGA